The following is a genomic window from Pedobacter sp. KBS0701.
GATTACAGGCCTTGCTTTCCAAAACCTCTCCCTATGCAAGTTAGTGGTTAAACGCAGAAACTATGCATCCCTCTCCTCGAGGAGAGGGACCGAACAGACAGATGATAAAGCAAAAAGCGTAGATAGGGTGAGGTCTATTCAGTCGCTGGCTTTTTATCCTCTTCATCTACCGGAACTTCCACCGTTGGATCGGTAATGATTTCGGCATTGCCATCGTTATCTTTTTTAGCGAATAAAATTGGATATAACAACCACAATGCACCAATGATAATGAGTACGCCGGCCAGCATTTGGAAATAGATACTTCCTTTTACTTCGTAAGCATCTAAAATTTTATAGGCAATAAAAGAAAGTAGGCCAGCTACCAGTACGAAAACGGCTTTCTGCAATTTTAACAGCTTGATCATGGATTCTTT
Proteins encoded in this region:
- a CDS encoding isoleucyl-tRNA synthetase; translation: MIKLLKLQKAVFVLVAGLLSFIAYKILDAYEVKGSIYFQMLAGVLIIIGALWLLYPILFAKKDNDGNAEIITDPTVEVPVDEEDKKPATE